A genomic segment from Cytophagales bacterium encodes:
- a CDS encoding T9SS type A sorting domain-containing protein: MILYSAFGKDGSAQAPYNKGQTTTHEIGHWLNLKHIWGDENLCALDDGVNDTPLQEVATYDCPTFPVTDTCTTNFPGIMFMNYMDYSNDACMNIFTQGQKTRMVLTLNGFRSSLKTSQGCQPGSCDTLFYAPLPSYWINPTDAGSFVFNTEDNDGLTPHPNLMGMPTTWVTIFNIIAPGDTNFMQGATSWFDPAGQADNWIEFGPITIPAGGGKLSWQHLIGDNNWRDGYRVLITTTGMTINDFTTSGDTLFSVTDNDPQTDGDTIWTSQYAIINGGTFGGQQVYIAFNHNAYDMNVLYLDNFLVDNCPTVGIAKETFINNSVSIYPNPSSGVFFLRTDLKNANELNVSVLNILGGIVYSKEYKQAQNNIYKIDLSNNPKGIYFVRISNDKFSVTKKVVFY, from the coding sequence GTGATTCTTTATTCTGCATTTGGTAAAGATGGCTCTGCCCAGGCACCTTATAATAAGGGGCAAACAACAACACACGAAATTGGCCACTGGCTGAATCTGAAACATATATGGGGAGATGAAAACTTATGTGCTTTAGATGATGGGGTGAATGATACTCCTCTACAAGAAGTAGCAACCTATGACTGCCCTACTTTTCCTGTCACTGATACCTGTACAACTAACTTTCCAGGCATTATGTTTATGAATTATATGGACTACTCAAATGATGCCTGCATGAACATTTTTACTCAGGGACAAAAGACAAGAATGGTACTTACCTTAAACGGTTTCAGATCTTCGTTAAAAACTTCTCAGGGGTGTCAGCCTGGTAGTTGTGATACCTTGTTCTATGCCCCCTTGCCATCTTACTGGATAAACCCTACGGATGCAGGCAGCTTTGTTTTTAATACAGAGGATAACGATGGATTAACTCCACATCCAAATTTAATGGGTATGCCCACAACCTGGGTCACCATCTTTAATATAATAGCACCGGGAGACACTAACTTCATGCAGGGTGCCACTTCATGGTTTGACCCGGCAGGTCAGGCAGATAACTGGATTGAATTTGGACCCATCACAATACCTGCAGGAGGCGGTAAATTATCATGGCAGCATCTCATAGGTGATAATAATTGGAGAGATGGATACAGAGTTTTAATTACTACTACAGGTATGACGATAAATGACTTTACAACAAGTGGTGATACTTTGTTTAGTGTTACTGATAATGATCCTCAAACTGATGGTGATACTATATGGACATCTCAATACGCGATTATTAATGGAGGAACTTTTGGCGGCCAGCAGGTTTATATAGCTTTCAATCATAATGCATACGATATGAATGTATTGTACCTTGATAATTTTCTAGTGGATAATTGTCCAACAGTAGGAATAGCCAAAGAAACTTTTATTAATAATTCGGTTTCTATATATCCGAATCCATCTTCAGGAGTGTTTTTCTTAAGAACTGATCTTAAAAATGCAAATGAATTGAATGTATCGGTACTTAATATATTAGGGGGAATAGTTTATTCAAAAGAATATAAACAAGCTCAAAACAATATTTACAAAATAGATTTAAGCAATAATCCTAAAGGTATCTATTTTGTAAGAATTAGTAATGACAAGTTTAGTGTAACAAAAAAGGTTGTGTTTTATTAG
- a CDS encoding ribosome recycling factor, translated as MMEEIKFYIDESENSMEKAVEHTMVEFSKIRAGKAAPSMVEGVKVDYYGTQTLLNHLASITTLDAHTIVIKPFEKSVIPEIEKAIQNSGLGLNPQSEGETVRINVPALTEDRRMELVKQVKNEAENGKIRIRNIRKDTNDLLKQLLKEGASEDEIKEAEAKVQKLTDSFIGKIDTSLSKKEEEIMTV; from the coding sequence ATTATGGAAGAAATAAAATTTTACATCGATGAATCTGAAAATTCAATGGAAAAGGCAGTTGAGCATACCATGGTTGAATTTTCAAAGATCAGGGCGGGCAAAGCAGCGCCTTCTATGGTTGAAGGCGTGAAAGTTGATTATTATGGTACACAAACCCTGCTTAATCATCTTGCTTCAATCACTACCCTTGATGCGCATACAATTGTAATAAAACCTTTTGAAAAATCTGTGATACCTGAAATAGAAAAAGCCATTCAAAACAGTGGTCTTGGACTCAATCCGCAAAGTGAGGGCGAAACAGTCAGGATCAATGTACCGGCTTTGACTGAAGACAGAAGAATGGAGTTGGTTAAACAGGTAAAAAATGAAGCAGAAAATGGAAAGATACGCATACGAAACATCCGGAAAGATACCAATGACCTTTTAAAACAGCTGCTGAAAGAAGGCGCCTCAGAAGATGAAATAAAAGAGGCAGAAGCAAAAGTGCAAAAGCTTACCGACAGCTTTATTGGTAAAATTGATACATCGCTTAGCAAAAAAGAGGAAGAAATAATGACGGTGTGA
- a CDS encoding UMP kinase: MFKYKRILLKLSGEALLGDQKYGICPNMVLQYSGDIKAIVDKGVQVAVVIGGGNIYRGSDAEEAGIDRVQGDYMGMLATLINGMALQGSLEKRGVHTRLMSSINVEQVCEPFIRRRAIRHLEKGRVVIFGAGTGNPYFTTDSAASLRAIEIEADAVLKGTRVDGIYSADPEKDPSAKRFTNITFNEVYQKDLNVMDMTAFTLCKENKLPIVVFNMNKKGNLLAIIEGEEVGTLVSM, from the coding sequence GTGTTTAAATACAAACGCATACTCCTCAAACTAAGCGGTGAAGCCCTTTTGGGTGATCAGAAGTATGGGATCTGCCCCAATATGGTTTTACAATATTCCGGAGATATCAAAGCAATAGTTGATAAAGGTGTACAGGTTGCTGTTGTGATAGGTGGGGGTAATATTTACAGAGGTTCTGATGCAGAGGAGGCAGGGATAGACAGGGTACAGGGAGACTATATGGGCATGCTTGCTACGTTGATCAATGGAATGGCATTGCAGGGTTCATTAGAAAAAAGAGGGGTTCATACAAGACTCATGTCAAGCATAAATGTGGAGCAGGTCTGTGAGCCATTTATCAGGAGAAGAGCTATCAGGCACCTTGAAAAGGGCAGGGTAGTGATCTTTGGTGCCGGCACAGGAAATCCCTATTTCACGACCGATTCGGCAGCCAGCCTCAGAGCTATTGAGATTGAGGCTGATGCAGTGCTAAAAGGAACGCGCGTAGATGGTATCTATTCGGCTGACCCTGAAAAAGACCCTTCTGCAAAACGGTTTACCAATATCACATTCAATGAAGTTTATCAAAAAGACCTTAATGTGATGGATATGACCGCATTTACGCTTTGTAAAGAAAATAAGCTGCCTATCGTGGTCTTTAATATGAATAAAAAGGGTAATCTTCTGGCAATAATTGAAGGGGAAGAAGTTGGGACGTTGGTGAGTATGTAG
- a CDS encoding acetyl-CoA carboxylase biotin carboxyl carrier protein subunit translates to MLKIKINNSKTLVFTQDKNKTLINNKEINWDIIEIKNNMFHIIKDNRSYNAEVVEADLVQKKFVIKVNGIKHDLEVHDQFDLLLEKLGMNKRAAPKKNVVEAPMPGSILDIKVKERDNVKKDDTLIVLEAMKMENIIKSPGDGVIKSVKVRKGEGVEKGQVLVEFE, encoded by the coding sequence ATGTTAAAAATTAAGATCAACAATAGCAAAACGCTGGTATTTACCCAGGACAAAAATAAAACCCTTATCAATAATAAAGAGATTAATTGGGATATTATTGAGATAAAAAACAACATGTTTCATATCATTAAAGACAACCGCTCCTATAATGCTGAAGTGGTTGAAGCGGATTTAGTACAGAAAAAATTTGTGATAAAAGTAAACGGCATTAAACATGACCTTGAAGTGCATGACCAGTTTGACCTTCTGCTCGAAAAGCTTGGTATGAACAAGCGTGCCGCCCCTAAAAAAAATGTTGTTGAGGCCCCCATGCCCGGTTCAATACTTGATATAAAAGTAAAAGAAAGGGATAATGTAAAAAAAGATGATACATTAATCGTCCTGGAAGCTATGAAAATGGAGAATATAATTAAGTCTCCCGGGGATGGGGTGATTAAATCTGTGAAAGTGAGGAAAGGTGAAGGGGTGGAAAAGGGGCAGGTGTTGGTGGAGTTTGAGTGA